One genomic segment of Streptomyces sp. RKND-216 includes these proteins:
- a CDS encoding AMP-binding protein, producing MPAPGTVGPPAAAAEGGPVHALSEAPLDRVPELAARAHGDLLLGSDVRWTTGAGLVDTVAGFAAAVNRHAGRLAAAGVRPGDVVAVLRRNHVDLQAQLYGTLRAGAVPALLPARLPRRGVMHCLTLLGRPHLLLDVEGVNRLHDAEDGVRALCATVHTLGPIDDSTAVWAPPLPDDCPGRLATGTGHHRGVILHDPSSGRPRLLPAADLRARARALARPSPEGTAFVHLDFGRAHACATVLAALQQGGPLLAVTRTERPLVDALLREHRPVTVEAPAAVLAAWRPLASAPTRPFASVRRFVASTGRLDPPTVRALLDGSSAADAVCVQREAASPHAHRPPFTTYRSA from the coding sequence GTGCCCGCGCCCGGCACCGTCGGCCCGCCCGCCGCCGCGGCTGAGGGCGGCCCGGTGCACGCCCTCAGCGAAGCCCCGCTGGACCGCGTCCCCGAACTGGCCGCGCGGGCCCACGGCGACCTGCTTCTCGGCAGCGACGTCCGCTGGACCACCGGTGCCGGGCTGGTGGACACCGTGGCGGGCTTCGCCGCGGCGGTGAACCGTCACGCAGGGCGGCTCGCCGCGGCCGGCGTCCGCCCCGGCGACGTGGTCGCCGTACTGCGGCGGAATCACGTCGACCTTCAGGCCCAGCTCTACGGCACGCTCCGCGCGGGCGCTGTGCCGGCGCTGCTCCCCGCGCGGCTGCCGCGCCGGGGGGTCATGCACTGCCTCACCCTGCTCGGCCGCCCGCACCTGCTCCTGGACGTGGAGGGTGTCAACCGCCTCCACGACGCGGAGGACGGGGTGCGCGCCCTGTGCGCCACGGTGCACACCCTCGGCCCGATCGACGATTCGACGGCCGTCTGGGCACCACCCCTCCCCGACGACTGCCCCGGCAGGCTTGCCACGGGGACCGGACACCACCGCGGTGTGATCCTCCACGACCCGAGCAGTGGCCGCCCAAGGCTGCTGCCCGCCGCGGACCTGCGGGCGCGCGCCCGCGCACTCGCGAGACCGTCACCGGAGGGAACCGCGTTCGTTCACCTCGACTTCGGCCGGGCGCACGCCTGCGCCACCGTGCTGGCCGCACTCCAGCAGGGCGGGCCGCTGCTCGCCGTGACCCGCACCGAACGCCCGCTGGTGGACGCTCTGCTGCGGGAACATCGGCCGGTGACGGTGGAGGCGCCCGCCGCCGTCCTCGCCGCCTGGCGACCCCTCGCCTCGGCCCCCACCAGGCCGTTCGCCTCGGTGCGACGGTTCGTCGCCAGCACCGGCCGGCTCGATCCGCCCACGGTGCGTGCCCTGCTCGACGGGTCATCCGCAGCCGACGCGGTGTGCGTGCAGCGAGAGGCCGCCTCGCCGCACGCACACCGCCCGCCGTTCACGACGTACCGGTCGGCCTGA